The Impatiens glandulifera chromosome 8, dImpGla2.1, whole genome shotgun sequence genome includes a window with the following:
- the LOC124911583 gene encoding uncharacterized protein LOC124911583, with protein sequence MAANSESDSELVVEAVKCESCGFTEDCTPAYISRIRENYNGRWICGLCCEAVKDEVLRSDKVDVTTEEALNKHIHFCQDFQHSGHEIHHYHPISAIGRLLCRTLDNYPTHQHQPFPPPPPLRRRRRPFLLPSD encoded by the coding sequence ATGGCCGCCAATTCCGAATCGGATTCGGAATTAGTTGTTGAGGCCGTGAAATGTGAGTCATGTGGGTTCACGGAGGATTGTACTCCGGCCTATATTTCTCGTATCAGAGAAAACTACAACGGGAGGTGGATTTGCGGCCTGTGTTGTGAAGCTGTTAAAGACGAGGTTTTGAGGTCCGACAAAGTCGACGTTACGACCGAAGAAGCATTGAACAAACACATTCATTTCTGTCAAGATTTTCAACATTCCGGACATGAGATTCACCACTATCATCCCATCTCTGCAATTGGAAGGCTTCTCTGCCGGACTTTGGATAATTATCCGACCCATCAACACCAACCatttcctcctcctcctcctcttcgtcgccgccgccgccctTTCTTACTCCCATCAGATTGA
- the LOC124911375 gene encoding photosystem I chlorophyll a/b-binding protein 6, chloroplastic: MSHFSSVKTRLNASKGVSSVCEPLPPDRPLWFPGSSPPPWLDGSIPGDFGFDPLGLGSDPELLKWFAQAELIHSRWAMLAVSGILIPEWLESLGFIEKFSWYDAGEQEYFADSTTLFVVQLGLMGWVEGRRWADIIKPGCVDIEPSFPHKKKPKVDVGYPGGLWFDPLMWGRGSPEPVMVLRTKEIKNGRLAMLAFIGFVFQAIYTGQGPLENLSAHIADPGHCNVFSAFTSH; encoded by the exons TTTTTCTTCTGTAAAGACTCGACTAAATGCATCAAAGGGAGTATCAAGCGTTTGCGAGCCCCTTCCTCCCGATAGGCCTTTATGGTTCCCTGGAAGCTCTCCCCCTCCCTGGCTCGATGGAAG TATTCCAGGAGATTTTGGATTCGACCCACTTGGATTAG GATCTGATCCGGAACTGCTGAAATGGTTTGCACAAGCTGAGTTAATACACAGCAGATGGGCAATGCTTGCTGTGTCGGGAATTCTGATTCCAGAATGGCTAGAAAGTCTGGGGTTCATCGAGAAGTTCTCTTGGTACGACGCAGGAGAACAAGAATATTTCGCAGATTCCACAACTCTGTTTGTGGTGCAACTGGGGCTAATGGGTTGGGTTGAAGGTCGGAGATGGGCAGACATAATAAAACCAGGGTGCGTGGATATAGAACCGAGTTTTCCACATAAGAAGAAGCCAAAGGTCGATGTTGGCTATCCGGGCGGGCTTTGGTTCGACCCTTTGATGTGGGGTAGAGGGTCACCGGAGCCTGTGATGGTTCTTAGGACTAAAGAGATCAAGAATGGTCGGCTTGCCATGCTTGCATTCATTGGGTTTGTTTTTCAGGCAATTTATACAGGACAAGGCCCTTTAGAGAATCTTTCCGCTCATATTGCAGATCCAGGACACTGCAATGTCTTCTCG GCTTTCACATCGCACTAG